In the genome of Sciurus carolinensis chromosome 3, mSciCar1.2, whole genome shotgun sequence, one region contains:
- the LOC124980082 gene encoding uncharacterized protein LOC124980082: MLIHARWHQATLIHTRWHQATLIHTRWQQATLIHTGWHQATLIHTGWHQATLIHARWHQATLINTRWHQTTLIHTRCHQATLIHARWHQTTLIHARWHQTMLIHARWQQTTLLHARWHRTTLIHARWHQATLIHARWHRTTQIHVRWHNTMLIHARWHQAKLIHIRWHHATLIHATWHQITLIHARWHQTTLIHARWHQTTLIDARWHQAKLIHTRWHQTTLIHARWHQSKLIHARWHDATLIHCKGQQAKLIHARWHYTTLIHARRHQATLIHTGWHQATLIHSGWHHATLIHSGWHQATLIYTRCHQATLIRTGWHQAMLIHSRWHHTTLIHTGWHQATLINAGWHQATLLHSRWHHATLIHAGWHHATLIHTGWHHATLIHSGWHHATLIHSGWHQATLIHSGWHHATLIYTWWHHATLIHTGWNHATLIHTGWNHATLIYTGSHQATLIHSGWHQAMLINAGGHHATLIHSGWHQATLIHSGWNHATLIYTGWHHATLIHTGWNHATLIHTGWHHATLIHTGWHHATLIYSGWHHATLINSGWNHATLIHTRWHQATLIHSGWHHATLIHSGWHHATLIYTGWHQATLINAGWHQTTLIHAGWHQATLIHTGRHQVTLIHARWHQATLIHSGRHQATLIHSGWHHATLINARWHQTTLIHSGWHQATLINSGWHHATLINARWHQTTLIHSGWHQATLIHSGWHHATLIYTGWHHATLIYSGWHHATLINSGWHQATLIHSGWHHTTLINAGWHQATLINAGWHQATLIHTGWHQATLIHSGWHRTTLIYIRCHQATLIYTGWHHASLIHSGWHQATLIHSRWHQATLIHSRWHHATLIYTGWHQATLIHAGWHHTTLINAGWHQATLINAGWHQATLIHSGWHQATLIHSRWHQATLIHSRWHHATLIYTGWHQATLIHAGWHQATLIHSGWHQATLIHSRWHHATLIRTGWHQATLILSGWHHATLIYPGWHHATLIYAGWHHTTLIHSGWHHATLIHTGWHHATLIYTGWHHTTLIHSGWHQVTLIHSRWHHATLIYTGWHHATLIYTGWHRATLTYTGWHRATLIHSWWHHATLIYTWRHHATLIYTGQHQATLIHSRWHHATLIYTGWHHATLIYTGWHRATLTYTGWHRATLIHSWWHHATLIYTWRHHATLIYTGQHQATLIHSRWHHATLIYTGQHQATLIHSRWHHATLIHTGWHYTTLIHSRRDHATLIHSGRHHATLIHSGWNHATLIHTGWHQATLIHTGWHHATLIHAGWHQATLIHSGWHHATLIHSRWHHATLIHAGWHHTTLIHAGLHQATLIHAGWHHATLILAGWHQATLIHSGWHHATLIYAGWHHTTLIHSG, translated from the coding sequence ATGCTGATCCATGCCAGATGGCACCAAGCCACGCTGATCCACACCAGGTGGCACCAAGCCACGCTGATCCACACCAGATGGCAACAAGCCACGCTGATCCACACCGGGTGGCACCAAGCCACGCTGATCCACACCGGGTGGCACCAAGCCACGCTGATCCACGCCAGATGGCACCAAGCCACGCTGATCAACACCAGGTGGCACCAGACCACGCTGATCCACACCAGGTGTCACCAGGCCACGCTGATCCATGCCAGGTGGCACCAGACCACGCTGATCCACGCCAGGTGGCACCAGACCATGCTGATCCATGCCAGGTGGCAACAGACCACGCTGCTCCACGCCAGGTGGCACCGGACCACGTTGATCCATGCCAGGTGGCACCAAGCCACGCTGATCCACGCCAGGTGGCACCGGACCACGCAGATCCACGTCAGGTGGCACAACACCATGCTGATCCATGCCAGGTGGCACCAAGCCAAGCTGATCCACATCAGGTGGCACCACGCCACGCTGATCCACGCCACGTGGCACCAAATCACGCTGATCCATGCCAGGTGGCACCAAACCACGCTGATCCACGCCAGGTGGCATCAAACCACGCTGATCGACGCCAGGTGGCACCAAGCCAAGCTGATCCACACCAGGTGGCATCAAACCACGCTGATCCACGCCAGGTGGCACCAAAGCAAGCTGATCCACGCCAGGTGGCATGATGCCACGCTGATCCACTGCAAGGGGCAGCAAGCCAAGCTGATCCACGCCAGGTGGCACTACACCACGCTGATCCACGCCAGGCGGCACCAAGCCACGCTGATCCACACCGGGTGGCACCAAGCCACGCTGATCCACTCCGGGTGGCACCACGCCACGCTGATCCACTCCGGGTGGCACCAAGCCACGCTGATCTACACCAGGTGTCACCAAGCCACGCTGATCCGCACCGGGTGGCACCAAGCCATGCTGATCCACTCCCGGTGGCACCACACCACGCTGATCCACACCGGGTGGCACCAAGCCACGCTGATCAACGCCGGGTGGCACCAAGCCACGCTGCTCCACTCCCGGTGGCACCACGCCACGCTGATCCACGCCGGATGGCACCACGCCACGCTGATCCACACCGGGTGGCACCACGCCACGCTGATCCACTCCGGGTGGCACCACGCCACGCTGATCCACTCCGGGTGGCACCAAGCCACGCTGATCCACTCCGGGTGGCACCACGCCACGCTGATCTACACCTGGTGGCACCATGCCACGCTGATCCACACCGGGTGGAACCACGCCACGCTGATCCACACCGGGTGGAACCACGCCACGCTGATCTACACCGGGAGTCACCAAGCCACGCTGATCCACTCTGGGTGGCACCAAGCCATGCTGATCAATGCCGGGGGGCACCACGCCACGCTGATCCACTCCGGGTGGCACCAAGCCACGCTGATCCACTCCGGGTGGAACCACGCCACGCTGATCTACACCGGGTGGCACCACGCCACGCTGATCCACACTGGGTGGAACCACGCCACGCTGATCCACACCGGGTGGCACCATGCCACGCTGATCCACACGGGGTGGCACCACGCCACGCTGATCTACTCCGGGTGGCACCACGCCACGCTGATCAACTCCGGGTGGAACCACGCCACGCTGATCCACACCAGGTGGCACCAAGCCACGCTGATCCACTCCGGGTGGCACCACGCCACGCTGATCCACTCCGGGTGGCACCACGCCACGTTGATCTACACCGGGTGGCACCAAGCCACGCTGATCAACGCCGGGTGGCACCAAACCACGCTGATCCACGCCGGGTGGCACCAAGCCACGCTGATCCACACCGGGCGGCACCAAGTCACGCTGATCCACGCCAGGTGGCACCAAGCCACGCTGATCCACTCCGGGCGGCACCAAGCCACGCTGATCCACTCCGGGTGGCACCACGCCACGCTGATCAACGCCCGGTGGCACCAAACCACGCTGATCCACTCCGGGTGGCACCAAGCCACGCTGATCAACTCCGGGTGGCACCACGCCACGCTGATCAACGCCCGGTGGCACCAAACCACGCTGATCCACTCCGGGTGGCACCAAGCCACGCTGATCCACTCCGGGTGGCACCACGCCACGCTGATCTACACCGGGTGGCACCATGCCACGCTGATCTACTCCGGGTGGCACCACGCCACGCTGATCAACTCCGGGTGGCACCAAGCCACGCTGATCCACTCCGGGTGGCACCACACCACGCTGATCAACGCCGGGTGGCACCAAGCCACGCTGATCAACGCCGGGTGGCACCAAGCCACGCTGATCCACACCGGGTGGCACCAAGCCACGCTGATCCACTCCGGGTGGCACCGCACCACGCTGATCTACATCAGGTGTCACCAAGCCACGCTGATCTACACCGGGTGGCACCACGCCTCGCTGATCCACTCCGGGTGGCACCAAGCCACGCTGATCCACTCCCGGTGGCACCAAGCCACGCTGATCCACTCCCGGTGGCACCACGCCACGCTGATCTACACTGGGTGGCACCAAGCCACGCTGATCCACGCCGGGTGGCACCACACCACGCTGATCAACGCCGGGTGGCACCAAGCCACGCTGATCAACGCCGGGTGGCACCAAGCCACGCTGATCCACTCCGGGTGGCACCAAGCCACGCTGATCCACTCCCGGTGGCACCAAGCCACGCTGATCCACTCCCGGTGGCACCACGCCACGCTGATCTACACTGGGTGGCACCAAGCCACGCTGATCCACGCCGGGTGGCACCAAGCCACGCTGATCCACTCCGGGTGGCACCAAGCCACGCTGATCCACTCCCGGTGGCACCATGCCACGCTGATCCGCACCGGTTGGCACCAAGCCACGTTGATCCTCTCCGGGTGGCACCACGCCACTCTGATCTACCCCGGGTGGCACCACGCTACGCTGATCTACGCCGGGTGGCACCACACCACGCTGATCCATTCCGGGTGGCACCACGCCACGCTGATCCACACCGGGTGGCACCACGCCACGCTGATCTACACCGGGTGGCACCACACCACGCTGATCCACTCCGGGTGGCACCAAGTCACGCTGATCCACTCCCGGTGGCACCACGCCACGTTGATCTACACCGGGTGGCACCACGCCACGCTGATCTACACTGGGTGGCACCGAGCCACGCTGACCTACACCGGGTGGCACCGAGCCACGCTGATCCACTCCTGGTGGCACCACGCCACGCTGATCTACACCTGGCGGCACCACGCCACGCTGATCTACACCGGGCAGCACCAAGCCACGCTGATCCACTCCCGGTGGCACCACGCCACGTTGATCTACACCGGGTGGCACCACGCCACGCTGATCTACACTGGGTGGCACCGAGCCACGCTGACCTACACCGGGTGGCACCGAGCCACGCTGATCCACTCCTGGTGGCACCACGCCACGCTGATCTACACCTGGCGGCACCACGCCACGCTGATCTACACCGGGCAGCACCAAGCCACGCTGATCCACTCCCGGTGGCACCACGCCACGCTGATCTACACCGGGCAGCACCAAGCCACGCTGATCCACTCCCGGTGGCACCACGCCACGCTGATCCACACCGGGTGGCACTACACCACGCTGATCCACTCCAGGCGGGACCACGCCACGCTGATCCACTCCGGGCGGCACCACGCCACGCTGATCCACTCCGGGTGGAACCACGCCACGCTGATCCACACCGGGTGGCACCAAGCCACGCTGATCCACACCGGGTGGCACCACGCCACGCTGATCCACGCCGGGTGGCACCAAGCCACGCTGATCCACTCCGGGTGGCACCACGCCACGCTGATCCACTCCAGGTGGCACCACGCCACGCTGATCCACGCCGGGTGGCATCACACCACGCTGATCCACGCCGGGTTGCACCAAGCCACGCTGATCCACGCCGGGTGGCACCACGCCACGCTGATCCTTGCCGGGTGGCACCAAGCCACGCTGATCCACTCCGGGTGGCACCACGCCACGCTGATCTACGCCGGGTGGCACCACACCACGCTGATCCACTCCGGGTGA